The following coding sequences lie in one Metallumcola ferriviriculae genomic window:
- a CDS encoding GerAB/ArcD/ProY family transporter: protein MIEKGRIGNWQLFLIVLFIILPTAILSVPGVTTVLAKQDGWIAVLLATAAGTTMAVVIGMYYKYFPQQSLVGVGEIALGRWLGKLVGIGYIWFILHANSIIIREFGEFLTTAVMPRTPLSVFNISVVILAAWAVYQGLEPIGRMAEFIFPLVMPATLVVVVLVFRDAEPMRLLPVAHQNVKGILAGSMVPASWMGEVVLVALITPYVYQQRRSILWVVAGVIVVGLFLAVITMNATMVFGFQNTRHLLFPTYSLARIISIGNIIERVESLVMAIWVAGVFLKIAIWFYMLVLVTGETFALRSYKPLIIPYGFVQIALSFWLFNNFMEFISFIGTTWPVYSIGIFELGIPVIVLLIALVRRKVRGDNAQA, encoded by the coding sequence ATGATTGAAAAGGGCCGGATTGGTAATTGGCAGTTGTTCTTAATAGTGCTTTTTATTATCCTCCCCACTGCGATTTTATCCGTTCCCGGCGTGACCACGGTATTGGCAAAGCAGGACGGTTGGATTGCCGTATTATTGGCAACGGCGGCGGGGACAACCATGGCGGTAGTAATTGGGATGTATTACAAATATTTTCCACAACAAAGCTTGGTTGGCGTCGGGGAAATTGCCTTGGGCCGATGGCTGGGTAAATTGGTAGGCATTGGCTACATTTGGTTTATTCTTCATGCCAACTCCATCATTATCAGGGAATTCGGGGAATTTCTAACCACTGCGGTGATGCCGCGGACACCTTTATCAGTATTTAACATTTCTGTAGTTATCTTGGCGGCCTGGGCAGTCTACCAGGGTCTGGAACCGATAGGAAGAATGGCGGAATTTATTTTTCCCCTAGTCATGCCTGCCACATTAGTGGTGGTGGTGTTGGTGTTCCGCGATGCCGAGCCCATGAGGCTGCTGCCGGTGGCCCACCAAAATGTGAAGGGGATATTAGCCGGCTCAATGGTGCCCGCCAGTTGGATGGGCGAGGTTGTGCTGGTTGCCCTCATCACTCCGTATGTTTACCAACAGCGGAGAAGTATTCTGTGGGTGGTGGCTGGTGTAATAGTGGTGGGGCTTTTTTTGGCTGTGATTACCATGAACGCCACCATGGTATTTGGTTTTCAAAATACCCGTCACCTGCTTTTTCCCACCTATAGTCTTGCCCGCATTATCTCTATCGGCAATATTATTGAGCGGGTGGAGTCACTGGTGATGGCCATTTGGGTGGCGGGAGTATTTTTAAAGATTGCTATTTGGTTTTACATGCTGGTGTTGGTAACCGGAGAGACTTTTGCACTCAGGTCCTATAAACCGCTGATAATTCCTTATGGATTTGTTCAGATAGCATTGTCTTTTTGGTTGTTTAATAACTTTATGGAGTTTATTTCCTTTATCGGTACTACCTGGCCGGTATATTCCATTGGTATTTTTGAATTGGGTATTCCTGTTATCGTACTGCTAATAGCATTAGTGAGACGGAAGGTGAGGGGAGATAATGCTCAAGCGTAA